CTGGGGAAATTATCATTCTGTTCATAATAAGAGCCACAACAAGCACCTGGAAAATGACTTTATTATACACTTTGCTTCAATAAAAGTTTCCTATGACCCATCGGAAACACACATGGTGCACAGAGCATAACCGTGATGAAATGAAAACTATATTATGCATATGATAGAATGCTTATTTGATGGTGGGCCGTGTGAGGATGCACATCTGCTCGGATGTGCTTGATTGGCAGGTTTGTTAATGCGGCGGTGTAGCCTTGGATGGAGGTGCTCTGAGACCCCTTTTTCCTGAAGCCATTATCCAaatatgttctgtttttcaaacaaatgaatGGCACAAAAATCAAAGTATCAAAAATGTATTGCCCTTCATAATGGAATTCCCTCTGAGCAAGGACATGTAACAATGGGCCATTCTCAGCTTCCTGTCCTTTCCCTCTCTATATGCCAATGGATGTGACCTCCACAGTTTTAACAATGGGGCATCCAGCAGCATAAGCACTTGGCTTCTCGCCATAGCCACTACGTGCAGTAAGGCTGCTTTCATCTTTGTTGTTATATTTAAGGATGACATCCTAGCCTGTCGGCCTCTACCATTGTCTTCACCGTGATTATTTTCTACCGTTGTTTAGCCCCAGTTGTGGCTCTTTGATGAAAAGGTCGCCACTCAATTggaaaacagtcattaaaatgcGGTGGGTACTATTCACCAGTGTGTATGGGGGAACAAACTCAACTGAGCTGGTTAATCAAAAGttaattatataattttcaTGCAGATGAGGGAAACATTCAAATGAATCCCAACTCTACAatcattacaaaaaataaataaagaaataattctAAAATGCTATAAAATGTTCAGGGACCAGGAGGCTGTAAACAATATGAAGTTTAATTTGAGGTAAACAAAGTGAATATCCACCAGGGGGTCTGGGAAGGAGAAAGTGAGGTTAAATCAAATTTGGAAACACAGATACCAGCAGGTTTTGTTGTCCTGATATACATGCAATTAGGCAGGTCCTTGATGAGGACACTGGGAGAGAGAAAGTTAGGTTTCATGGCAAATGCTTTGGGATTATTTAAAGGGAATTTATAGGATTGTATGCTTTATCTGTAAACATTAATTATTCTCACACAAGTATACCAAATTGAATTAAAACCATATTTTAGGAAATGTTATAAAAGCATAATTATCTTTTATGAGGATGTTGCAAAATTACTGAAAACTCCATAAAGATAAGTATAAGCTCAAGTAAATCAATTCAAGCAAGTCTCCCAGTGACTTTCAGAGAAAATGCCCTGgacaacattttcttctgtaACTTTGTCAAAGAAGGTAAAGTATAGTACTTCTCAAAAAATTCTTAAGTCTTTCCTCATCAAAGGAAATGATTGTGTTATGCAAATTACAACCATGAATATTAAACCAATGATGTGAAGTATCACAAATGAACGAGCATTGTTCTCGAAGTGCAATGGAATGTGGTTTAATTTCTCTTTAATTCTATGTGCTTTTATAATGTTCACCTTTTCCCAGTTGTGCCAGCGGGTTTGGGTTCATTGGTGTGCATTACAACCGCGCTCTAACAATGCAGGGCCTCCCCGGTGTCAGCACAGTTCATGAATCCTAGCCCCTTATGCACCAGGCGATTAGTATGGTGCTCTGTCTGTGGGGCTTTGCCAGAAAATGAGTTCTCTTTAAAACATATGCCCCCTGCTGATTCTTTTCCTTTCCTGATATGAAATTCCAATTTTTATAATGAACACACCAATTTCCTGTACAGAgaggggggtggtggggggggaaAGTTTTACACTTTGTCTGTTTTGGATGACTGCAGTTATCCGAAATTAGCGGAAAGCTGTTGTGGACACCACAAGCAGAAAAATATTTAGATGAGTGTCTTTCATTTTGGAGCTAATCAACAGTCAGGTACAAGCACAAAAAATCAGCTGGTGTAATTTTCCACATCACATATGCACATGACTGGTGTGGCAGAAAATGGAATTAACCAAAACTGTAACAAATTCAATTAAGTCATTGATTTCTAATAAATTGGCTTAATCACCAGCTGTTGTCATGCTAAGATTGTTGTGTCACAAGTTTGTCATGCTTGTCGGTCGTGGCTGCTTTACAAAGGCAATTTAATCTATTTAAAGGctttcaaaacaatattttacatttaaatagcATCATTTCACTTCTAATGAGTAGATGTACAAAGTGAGATCCCATTTTATGAGAATCAGatggaataaaacattataagTTGATCCAGattcaaaaactttatttaaattttacatgaaTTTAAATGTTACAGGCATACATATAATTGACGTCTTTGcaataaatgtgattatttgtatAAGTCAGCATCCTGCACTTGGGTGATCCATCACTAGTGCTGATGATAATGCAAATACAGTctgcttctcttcttttttttttaggagctCTTCATTTATGAGGGAACCTTTTCTTTCGGTTGAAATGACTGGAATCATCATTAATCTGAAGAGATTGAAATGAAGTCTCAGTTAAAAGTTTGATCTGCTGCTTTAATATTTCATCTAACCAAcatcatttatatatatgtatgagtCCAAAGTCTTCAAGTGTGAGCAAACTGGCAATACATCTGCCAACATTCAAAAAGATTAAATTAAGCATGCACATATTCAATCAtgcaaaaagagaaatataaaaacagccaTTGAGCAGTTTGTATATTGTCGCTGCTGCTTTGGAACACAGTGGCACACAGTGGTATAGTGTACATTAATAATGTACAATTGAAGAAGACATTGGTAATAAATTATGTATAATAAGCACTTACTACATTGTATGGTCTAAGTCTCTCTTGGGTTTGGGCACTCGCCTCTTCAGGAAGAGATACCACACCTCCTGTGCCCATCATCtaagtacaataaaatagaGATTTTAGAAGATGAAACCATGGCTGATATGATATCTGAACCCAACATAATATTTACagcattgtaaaaaaaaaaaagaaaaaagaaaaaagaagaagaagcacctGCAGTCAGGCTTAACTGAGCAATTTTATGGAAGTATTTCTGTTAAATATCACTTTAAATTTCACAAAGACAGCACATTTCCTGAAACTGTAGACTtgtccataaaaaaaaaaaagaaaaaaagaaacaaaaaaatcactcacCCTGATGGTCGCCTCCAGCTCTCCCACACTTCTCTTTCCACCTGGTAGCCATCCATAGGACCAGTGCTGGGACAGGGTGACCTGAACCACCAACGCCAACAACAACACCTGCACCGTCACTCTGCTGCTTGCTTCCATTAGAGCTGCAGAGGAAGCCAAAtttgtgataaaaaataataatgtcacCTCTCACAGCTCCATGGCTCGTAGACCAGGGGTCACAAAGCATCACCCAACAATagtaaaacaacattttaaacagtaaTTATTATGGAGAATAATTCTCCCTTAATGAACATTGAACAAACTTCATTGTGGACTGACTCACCTCTGTATTTGCCTCGTTAGCATGTGGTGCATTAGCCAGAGGGGGATTTTATAGGTGTTGTAGAAGGCTGCTGTCAGGATTATAATCCCCTCTCTGCAGGTGTGACACATTTACTGACTAATGGGACACAGAATACTACTAATGGAGCTCGCTAAGTGCCCAAACAGcatgaaatatatattaaatacatatttatgtttgtgtcaaatgcatCTTCGAAGAGGTAGACAAAAAGGCAACATTAAgatgaaatatgacatttctctCCATCTATAATTTATTGGAATCAGCTTTCAGCAAAACAAATAGTAGCTCAAATCCATACAGATTCAAAAGGCAGAAACATCATTGAAACAAGATGCTTGTGCATTTATGTTACATCAGCTGCAAGGCCTCACTGTCATTATCCCTATTTCTTATTCTTTAAGCATGGAACTTAAAATACTTATTACAGATTGCAAAGTAAAATGATGTCAAACAATGCAGCAAACCTCAGTGATGATTAATGACCACAACAAGTATTTATATACACTAAATAAACATATCAGTGAGTCATGTATAAACCCATCTCACAGCTTTATAAGAATGGAAGTACAAACACAGTAGAAAGTTCCTTGCCCAAACTTAAGACCTCAAAGCTTTCTATTTTCCAAAAAGTAAGCAAAAGCCTTGCAAAAATATATGCTTTTCATTTTGCAGAAATGTCAGGGCTTCCttgtttaaatatgaaactaaGACTAACTATCATAgtcaaaatatgtcaaaatggCTGTGCAtgcatatttcatattttggcTGAGCACTGGTTCTTGATATCAATACTGCTCAGTGTTCCagacatatttcatttcagttcataTGGAAGAACAAGGTTCAACTACATCAATTTTCAACTATTTAATTCAAATTCACATCTCAACAGTGTTCTCTTTATGATTTCTCACTTATTTGCAACAATTAATATTATGTTACATTTGTTATCCTTATAATATTCTGAAAAGCGCTTTTACAAATAATGAACATGGGATCAATGCGTGAGACcaccattaaaaacaatacacttttaaaaatgtatctattATATCTGAgttaaacataaacatctggCTTATCGCTATTAAAATTGTGTCACTTGGTGACAAGTATTTCATGATTAGAACTGTCTTTCTAATCAATATGGCACTGCTTTATGCAAACATGCATGTGTAAAGTCAACTTGTCAGTGtgtatcaaaaactttttttgaaaGCAGGATTTGATGCTTAGCTGCAAAAAATCTGTACGAATGACATGTTTGGATTAAAGTGataatacattattttctgCCGCTTTCAATGTGGGCTAATTGCATTTTGCAGCGTCAGGCACCAATCTACTAAGTAATATTGCCACAggcaaaaaagaaagttggTGAAGTTGAATAAAATTACAACAGGCAGCAGCTGTTAAGTTATTCATAGACAGAATTGAGGTAATTTGCGGCGTCTTACGGAATGAAATATATcttaaatttcatgtttttgtttgagctAGTAGATCATAAATATTTTTCACACATGTCAGACAGGATATCATTTTAGCAGAAgcattaatcatttcagcctACTTAACAAACACACTTTATTCTCTTCACTGCAGTCAGGCATGTTAAGTGGGTAGCATAAAATACAATACTAAAATAAACCAAAGGCATTGTGgtcaataacaaaataaagcagagacagaagagaaagcATGTACTCTACAACACattagtgatgcattttagGTAGGAAGTCAGCAACACATACTACAaagtatatacatttatatagaTAAAGATGGCATACAATTATTGAAATTTCCTCTTTTGCTGCATTTATGTAAcgtaaaacattttaaagaaccTAATCAACCAATTAAGTAAACTATTATAATTTCTATATTTTACATTGGACTATTTGAAAGAGACAGACTCTCCTGGAGcacagatgttttcacttatattacagtatgttacaacatattttttttttagatctgtAATCAAgtgcaaaatgtaaaaagagtTGCTttagaaaacaacattcagaaaaaaattgCATAAGTTTATTTGACAGAGGTACacagaacagtatctgacagatATTATTTAAAATTGGCGTAGTCTgagaaaatgtcaacaaaatccTGAACCACTTTGTAGCAGAAGTCGTATTGCTCCTGGAAGGAAAAGCAAAGGAAAAGTGTTaacatgcatgtatgtgcagAAACGGTtccaaacaacacaaacttGAATAAGCTGACAGTTTCTGCACAGCAGGTTTGATATTATCTTGTTTTCCACCTACCACAGTCTGAACCATGTGTGGTCTCTGCATGCGTAAACTCTTGACTGTCTGAAAAACGTCCAGGAGGCCTTCAGCTTTCACCCTCTCCAGAATGTTACTGAGGGCAATGAAGGTGCCGGTCCGACCTGCACCGGCACTGAAACATGAAGGACAACACTATCAACAACCACATCACATAATGCACACACTGGAAAGCCTTCAAAAATAGAGATTTGTTGCAGGGTTGCAGTTGGGGAAGAACATAGAGAACAATTTATAAATGCAGCTCAGAAGTAGAACAAGGAAATTAAAAATTCTCAAAGTTTCTTAATTTCTTTAACAACAATGTTGCAAGGAAATTCTTGTAATCTTAGCAGCGCACCCTTTttccatttaaatgaaaaagtttgCAAGAGAAAAGGTGACCTTTGTGTAATAGTGCTAATAATCATCCTCACTTAAAGAGAGGCTAATCCAAACGCTAACACTAATCAGTTTGGAAGCTCAGTGTTTGACTGAGTCAATGTTTACAATGATGGTGGGAtggagggaaagacagagagacgaGGAGCAAGAGTGATTCGGAAGAGAAGCGTAGAGAGACGTTGGGGATTGCAACGGGTTAGCCCCATTCCCAAGGGGCGgagaaaaagctttaaaaagccCCTCTTAGACAAGTGGTGATGAAGGAATAGAAGAGAGTGATGACACCATTTCCTGTCGTTAGCTCATCTTATCAGATTAATCATAGTGGGAGTCAGAGGAGATTTCACTTTGAGAGGTTTTAATTGACTGTGAATCAGTGGATTGGATCAATCCCACAGGGGCATGCTGCTTTAGAATCACTTCACCTGAAGCTAGGTTCTGATCAAAGCTTTCACAGCTAAGTCTTTATAAGGGATCACATAAGTGGTTTAGGCATAGAACACCAGGTCTACTGAGGcaaaatgtagaatttattgtAACAGACATTTGTAGGAAATCAGAGTCTGTAAAATTGAAATTCCTTCCAATATCACTCTGAGAAATTCCAGTGTTTGGGTAACAAAGATGCAGTGAAATGAAAAGGGTTGTACTGCAAAAATAAGAGTGGACTAATGCAAGTACAGGGTAGATATAAAAGgatatattgtatataattttCATCCGAGGATGCACATAATGCTGCAGAATTGTCAATCTGAAGTTTCTCACCTGCAGTGCACAATTATGGGACGGTTTCCAGACTGCTGCTGTTGCCTCTGCACAGAGGCAATAATGTCAATCATCCCTCTTCCCTCAGCTGGTATTCCGATCTCAGGCCATCCGTGGAAGTGGAAGTGTCGGACATGTTGTGACTGCTTTTCCTGAAGAGATGGAGAGCTTACTCTGTTATTTTCATGCAGCTGAAAATGGTGgatataatgatattttatgcACTTTAAACTGCTTCATCTGTGAATGCAGCACAAATATACCAGGAAAGCAATTATGCTACAATATGTTGTAACTAAAACATTACGCACTGGTCTGTAGGTGAGCACCATGTCTTTGAGAGTGAAGGTTTCACACTGCGTATCTCCAGTCAGCTCCACAGTATAATCTCCAAATGTTACACTGCCCTCTGATGGCCAATACTGGAAACACTTTTCCTGGTAGGAAAGGTCAGATGGAAATAAAATTAGGCTATGTTTGACTGATTTATATCCTATTTTTCGTTTTATGCATCCAGTGTGCACCACAAAAGCACTATAAAACAATTAgatacatacacagtatatcaggaaaaaagaagacaatGAAGTAACAGAATAAAAAAGGCTGTTTACTGTTCTCTTCTGCAAGAGCACCACACTGTACCTGCTCCCTCTCCTTTAGTTCGGTGAGCATAACGATTGAATGACACCTCCACTCCCACACCATCCTCCAGAAGTCCTCCACTGTGTGAGACAGGGGGCCCTGGGTTGCGATAAAATAGTCCTTCTGCCTGTAGCCCTGGAGGGTAGATGATCCAGTAAACAAGACTTGAGAGTGCAGCAAACATAATATTTTGCATTGTTTGTAAAGGAAACAATGAGCTTTATATATACTTCTATGGGAAATCTATACAAGAGGTCGTGAGGGAGTGCTTACATCAATAAAGGAGGCATTGATGTAGTCGGTGAACTCCTGTCCTCTTTTCACTGAGAGTATTACTCGGTTGAAATcatctgcaaaaagaaaaaaggaaaatgaaactttCCACCAGTGATtcctaataaaataaaagtttgaaaaGGCTGATGGAAAAAAATCAGCTAAGTAAAACTTTAGCTGTGTTATTAGGGCCAAACACGCCAGAGCTCATATTGGTTTGCACTGTAAAAAGTTGTACGCTGGCTGGCTTTTTTTCCCACTGTTCTCTCAAGTTTAAGTCAAGATGTAAGCTCTACTTAAATGTAATTGATCACACAGACATGATCTGATTTGCCTGATATCTGTGTACGGCATCTATAAATCACCATCACTGTGATACTTTGATGTTACGTGGATGTGATGTATTATGAAACTGCTCGGAGTATCAGAGTATTCCTTACACGGAATGATCTGAAGCACACGGTTCTTCTTCATGTTGGCAGGAAGGTTCCCAGTTCTCATGTTCTCCTTCATTATGCGCACGTTGGTCAGTTTCTGATGGGAGAAAACATGGGCAGATGGACACAAGCAaaaactttgtttgtttgttgtacaGGACGGTGCAATGCTAATAAACATGGTGAAATAAAGCTAGCAATGTTgactatattttaaaaatggcaaCCACTAAAAACACAAGCTGGACATAAACAGTTCTAATCAGTCGAGGAGAAGGAGATAAGAAGAAGATAAGGCAACAGGGATTCATTTCACTTGGTGTGTAGGGACTCCGCAGCGAAAACGAGAAATTTTCACAAAGCTACAGTAAATTCTATGTGGCAGATGGTGGCGCCTTATTAAGTTTTACTTGATTCAAAGCATTGTTATTTATGTTACCACTGCCAAGAGCAGCACCCAGGGCAAGTTTTCCATGAAAATATACCCATGCAGGGCGCAGGGTGATGGGGACGATTCATTactgactgaaatgtttaaGAGTGAGCTTCTTTCTTCGTACCCTGAACTCCTCCTCCAGGCCCAGCCTGTCGTGGGGAGCCCTGGTGTTGTGAAGCCTCTGCAGATGGCCCTCCAGAGAGCACACATCTAGCTCTGTGTCTCCATACAGATAGTACTCCAACACAGCCTGGTAGATGAAGGAGTACTGCATCTGAGGAGGAAGATAGAcgagagaaaggagaagaggaagaggtagGAGTAGTCGCTTTAGTTTGCCAAAAATATTTCCTGCTATTTTAGTATCATAGACAGTTGTTGCTGTTTTCGATGTCCTCGCTTGTTTACCCCTCGACTAGAGCACTGAGTTGAGCTGTCAGTCCAAGATACAACAGGTCAGAGAGGGTCAACACTTACATCTGTCTGGATGAGTTGACAGCGCTGTTCTCGTATTCTGCTCACAAAGCCAAAGACATCCACCCTCTGTTCCATGTGCATCATGTCGATCATGCTGTCAATGACAATGAACGTCCCAGTCCTCCCCACCCCGgcactgcagagacacaaacaagaAGAAAGCACAAGGTCTTAACAACACAGTGTAGCTACgaaatgaaaatgtgtcaaataagAACTCTATCCAGCATTGGATGTGTGGTAAAAAGATTATCTGTAGCAAAAGAGGAACACCATAGAAGATTATCATAGGCGTAATGCAATAAAACAGACAtgatataaagatataaaaatatttttgcattcCTGCTATGCATCGCCttttttcttaacatagatGTCAATTGACGGCCATGAGCATGTGTAAAAGCGCTTCACCTCTGAAGCCCAAAAAAACTCCTAATAGATTTACAAGGGTCATTTCAGCAGACGGCACCTCTGGGAGCACAAAGCTGGGATTCCACAGCAGGGTGTTGAAGCCTCTTCAATGGGCCCCATTCAAGAACAACAGTCCCTCTCCCCGAGCACCTGTTGCAGCAGTTGCTACAATCGACTACAGATTTCTTTGGTGAGGCTTTGCACTGATTGGCCAGACAAACATATGCACATACCAGGCAAGCTATTACAAAATAACTAGATAAtgctaaaaaaatgtatatatatgtgttgaTGCTTTCATTCATCTACAATTAACTTCtctttgttattttatacattttagcTACTGTTCACCtttaatctttttaaacatAACTCTATCAAATAATTAAGAAATTCAACTTTAACCTTATTTAAcataatattattaaattattattagggAGTTCGCCTTTGACCTCTAATTCCATTAAAACCAGGAAATCTTTGTCGTACCATTGAAGTATGACAACAGAAaattcttcattttaaaagtgattCCACCTTTTCAAGAATAAATCAGGACTTCgggtggaaaaaaaatgcagagcGGCACCATGTATAGCAATTCTGAAATCAACTTTTCTATTTATATGACTATAGAGGTGATGCCTTTTTCGGGCTTCTTTTATAGTACACGTTTTACCTGCAGTGCACAACAATAGGTCCAGCATAGGATGGATTGACAGCCTTGACCTTCTTGAGGAATTTCAGCATGCCGATGGGCGAAAACGGCACCCCGAAGTCTGGCCAGCTGGTAAAGTGGAGCTGGGTGACCAGGCGGGGAGCTCGGGGACCATCACTGCCCTGCTGTGAAGCACAGACACACTAAGTTTATACGTGTGCATGAATAATATTCACAGTGCAGCGATAAATCAGTCAACTGACTTGTTCAGTCGATGAAAAATTGGAAACTGCAGGAAAGGTAACCCTACATTAActgaattgtattttttgtcatgttgcAATTTGTGAAAGCACAAAATATATTTAGTAAACGTGTGCTGGTTTTCCTTTGCCTCACATATCTCATGAATGCTCTCTCAAGAGAATGTAATTTCATTCTCTTGAACACTTGGTTGCTCTGTGTTCAGAGGAGCTGAATGTAAAAGCAACCAGTCTGTCAAGCTTGTTCTGCAGTGCTACAGCACAGTCACACTTTTCACAGAGTCAGAGAGGATATCTGCACTTCTCTGGCTTCAAATAGAGAGGGAACAAAGTGAATTTTGCAGTCTGAGGGCTTTGCTGTACTGCGATGGCGCCCAACTCGGCAGtcaaaaacagaggaaacacagatactgtgtgtgtatgaaccTCTAAAGATGAGATGATgtgaaaacactgcacagtAGTAGAGTGTGTATATTAAATACACTCGTACGTATAtcgatttttgtttttgttttaaatctttcATGCTGGTCCATTTCAAGTGTTTTTcgtttatttattatgttttgtgtcCTATTACAGTTTACTAAAATGTTCCAATTTCCCCATGGGAAAttgaatatattaaaattttTTTGAATACCAGCTCCATGCAGCtttgtttgatgtttaatttttaataatattactGCTATTAtgattatgtatttttataacaattaagaactttattaaaatattatgatATTGAACATTTGTATGTCTAATTAGAGACAGCATTCATCTTAAATGATTTTTCAGAACAATCTCTGCTTATATTTGGTATAATTACATTTTCCCTGGTCTACGCTGAGCCAGCTGTGTGTTTAAAACCACACATGCTCTAAAATTTAAATAAACCTATAGTTTACACCCTTTTAATATTTGTGCTGACAATGTGCTTAAAACAAATGTATCCTTTATTAATATCATTAATGTCCTGATATGTAGATCCACATATTTTACTTACATATTGAACACAGAATTTTCTAATAGTGTAGTCCACCAGCACAGTGAAGTCCTCCATTGCCACCCTGATATTGCCGTACATCCAGCAGCCTTTCTCTGGCCAATACTGGTAACATTTTTCCTGATAAGAGAAGAGAAGTTATTCTTTTTGAGCCTCCaaataacacacacagtttattatcattgcaacatacattaaaaatgtttgtataacAGCGTTTATTGTGTATATCGTTATGTGCacgtgtataaatgtgtattagACGATGTGTATTTCACAATCCAATTCAAAGGCAATCACAAGGACTTTGTGCATTTCTCTGTCAGTCAATAAGATCTTCACAGTGACGTTTCAACTCATTAACTAGATTCTCAGACTAATTATCATGAAGCCTCTCAGGATCTTATCAACAATTATTCCATCATTGATCCCCAATGCCTCTATTCTGCCGTATCAAACTTAATGTTGAGCTCTCAATTGATCATCCCTTTGAGGCTAAATTTTATGCAATGCTAAGTAATCTGCTGGGTGACACTTTGTATAGATTCTCAGTTGGGAAAGGGGTCAAATAAATTATACCAATGACTTTGGGTCATGAGAATACAAAAGGATTTCGCTAATGGTGCAGCGGAGCTATATAGATAGTATAGCTTAATTCTATAACACGCCCTACTCAGTAGTATGCAAAGAATGCAGCGCAGAGGGAGAGACAaacctctttcctttctttcaggTTTGTCAGCATTACTAtagttgctgttttttgttcCCAAATCATCCGCCAGAAGTCGGCTACTGTCTCAGGCTTTGGACCTGCAGCAGAACCAagaatattattaaaaatatcaatattaaactaaaaaaaacagatgattggaaacaaaa
This genomic interval from Thunnus thynnus chromosome 14, fThuThy2.1, whole genome shotgun sequence contains the following:
- the gnrh3 gene encoding gonadotropin-releasing hormone 3, which codes for MEASSRVTVQVLLLALVVQVTLSQHWSYGWLPGGKRSVGELEATIRMMGTGGVVSLPEEASAQTQERLRPYNVINDDSSHFNRKKRFPHK
- the LOC137197155 gene encoding receptor-type tyrosine-protein phosphatase epsilon-like, giving the protein MVLFLIGITIAVNNSSHENQTAENPTHQGAHVLPSTLVISLLLIIVVLLTIYCLRFKNHRKALVTSVDKKIPNGFLEEQGEQTVVLLPRSPSPSKRYFPIPMDSLEEEYRIRSADDGKLFREEFNSLPCYYHHGSFEEASREHNREKNRYPNILPYDHSRVVLNNHDGHLYTDYINASYIDSYKEKNKFIAAQGPKPETVADFWRMIWEQKTATIVMLTNLKERKEEKCYQYWPEKGCWMYGNIRVAMEDFTVLVDYTIRKFCVQYQGSDGPRAPRLVTQLHFTSWPDFGVPFSPIGMLKFLKKVKAVNPSYAGPIVVHCSAGVGRTGTFIVIDSMIDMMHMEQRVDVFGFVSRIREQRCQLIQTDMQYSFIYQAVLEYYLYGDTELDVCSLEGHLQRLHNTRAPHDRLGLEEEFRKLTNVRIMKENMRTGNLPANMKKNRVLQIIPYDFNRVILSVKRGQEFTDYINASFIDGYRQKDYFIATQGPLSHTVEDFWRMVWEWRCHSIVMLTELKEREQEKCFQYWPSEGSVTFGDYTVELTGDTQCETFTLKDMVLTYRPEKQSQHVRHFHFHGWPEIGIPAEGRGMIDIIASVQRQQQQSGNRPIIVHCSAGAGRTGTFIALSNILERVKAEGLLDVFQTVKSLRMQRPHMVQTVEQYDFCYKVVQDFVDIFSDYANFK